The nucleotide window CAGAGGTTTGGACTCCACCGCGATGCCCTTGCAGATCAGACGCAAGCCGGGGATGACCTGGCCCTTAGGGTCGCAGTCGAAGACCAGCTCCGTTGTCTTGACGGGGCCTTGGTCGTTGGTGGAACTGATGAGCCTGGCAGGCTTGCTCTCTTTGTTCTTTGCCATGAGAGCCAACGTGAATTGTGTCCCGAGGTTCTTGGTGCCTTTGATCTCGATCGTGTTCAGCGGGCACCATGGAGAGCCAAGCGGGCAGCCGGCGCTGCCGAACGCGGCCAGTTCGGGATCGGTTTTGGGGCGGATTTCGCCATGCTGGACGGCCTGCTGCTTGCCATCCTCCCTGAGAGAGTCGGTCCAGCCGTCTTCGAAGGTGTACAGAACGGCGAGGGTTGGGCCGGCCGCCTCATCAATAATCTGAAGCTTCGGCCCGGCGGTGAAGGAATACAGGGACGCGTTTTCCATGACGAACCGCAAGCGAATCGGCGCGTCGGCGACCGGCAGCTCGTTGCGGTTGTTCCAGGTGACCGTCTGGTCGAGGCTGTCGCCGGTCAGAGGCTCGCAGTCGTCGCGTGTGTATCCGGAGAGGTGCTTGCCCTCAGCTTCGAGCACTTCCACGCGAACGGACCCTCCCGCCCGGCACTGGTAGTTCAAACGCAGCGGTCCGGCGGTTCCGGCAAGCTTCTTGGTCAAGATGATTCCCGTTTTCTCGCCCGCGTCGAGTGATGCGAAGCCATCCTTGCGGAGCGTCGCCAGTCCGATGGAGCCGTGCCATGGCGCAGGCGCGGCGTGCGTGCAGTCGAACCCGCCGTAGTAGAGCCAGAGCTTGCCGTCAACCACCAGCGGGTGCTGCGGCGTGTAGTGCATGCCGTCGTCCCACGTGCCGTCCTTGCCGAGTTCGAGAATCGGCGGGCGCTCACCTTCCTCTCGGAACCAGCGGACGCCGTCACGGCTGGTGACGAGTTCGAGATGCACCGGTCCGTCAAAGTAGCCCTCGTCGTCGGTGGCTCGGAAAACCCACAGAAAGCCCAGGTACATCGATTCGTATGCAAAGGCGGACAGGCCGTAGAAGTGCGTCCGCTGGATGCCCTTGGCCCATCGGTCGTCGAAAGTGTCCGGAGCGAGGACCAGCTGTGGATCGGACCAGGATAGGATGTTCTTGGAGGCGGTCCGGGCGACGGCCCTGCGGCGCATGCCGCTGACATGGACGTTGTTCTTGACGAAGCCGAGGTACTGGCGGGTGTGGGAATCCCAAAGGAACTGGCTGACGTCTCCGCCCTTGCTGAAGACCGGCTTGTCGGACGCATCCGTCCAGTGCAGACCGTCAGGGGAGAAGGCACAGACATAGCCGTTCTTGGCGGGGTCGCCGTCGAAGTTGATCATCTTGTAGCGACGGTTGGGGTCCTTGTCCCACGGCGTATGGAGGACCGACAGGATATGGTCTCGTTTTCCCCGCCGGATAAAGATGTTGTTGTCTTTGGAGCCCTTGTACTCGACGATGCCGAGGTTCGGCTTGTGCCACTTGATGCCGTCGTCGCTGGTGGCGTAGAGCAGCCGGTAGGTATCGTCGTCTCCGGGCAGGGCATGATACCACATCCGGAACCCACGTCCGGATTCGTTCGGCAACACCGTCCCGTACAGATATACGTTCGTGCCCTCCCACGGCCGGTCGTATGTCAATACCGGGTTGCCCGGATGCTTCTCAAAGGGGTGGTAGGTGCGCGCCACGTTCGCCTTCTCGGCCACGCAGTAATCGTCGACCATAAGTTGCCAAGGGCCGGTGAGATCATTCAACGACCTGGTGTCCCAAGCCGCCCGGACACAGGGCGCGAGCGATCCGAATAGCGTGGCGATGACGAAAAGGTGAGAGTCGTTGCCCATGCTGTCGCCCTCCAAAAGCAGCCACGGAGTTGATTCTATGGCCCGTGCCAGGATGCGCCAAACATGACAACACCTCACGGCCGGTTCAATCCGGACAGCAGTCATTTGCCTGTGGTTGAAGAGGGAATCACTGCGGATCGGTACTGTCAGGTTAAAAAAGCCAAGCCATGTCTATCAGCTCTTTTCAGGCGTCCGCAATAAAAACAAAACCAGTGAGTGCTGTAACCAATTGCTGCTGTTCGAGTTATAACCGGACAATAGTGACTGCTGCGGATATGCATTCCGATCTGTCGATTTGTGATTGTGACTGCCCCATACAGCAAACACCTATTTGCCCTCGCACCGTCAGGCGCCGGACTCCAGGCGTCTTACGCCGAGCCATTGGATGTTGGTCTGAAACAACGCCTGTCGTTTATTGGTCCGCAGGTTGACCTCGCCTTGGTTTGGTCAACTGCCACGAGACCCAGTCTTCCTCACCACTGACTTGTAGCTTCTCGCCGGTGCGATCGTTCTGAATGTAACCTGCGGGCGGCTTCCACTCGAATACCTCGCTTGGAATGTTGCAGTTGACAGCTGCGCTGATTATGTTGATATCGCGAGACGTCAGGAGTTTGCCGTCTTGATCCCATGCTTCGATCCGCACCTTCTTTGGCACGTTCGCTTTGTCACGATCCTCATAACGGGTTCGTGATATAAGGTGTTCGCCGTCATACACCGCTACTTCCTGCACGCGAGAATAGTCCACGTGGTCAACAATGAAGACAGTACGTTTGGCCGGATTGTCCTTGGACCTGAATTCCAGACTGCTTAATGATGGATCTTCGAGCGGACGTACGTTGACTTCCACATTCTGGTCGCCAGTGCTAACGAACACGGAGAGCTTCTCCCGATCCAGTATCAGCTCTCTTGTCGCCGGATTCCCGGGTTTTCCGAGTAGAGCGGCCCCGAATATCCTTAATGACGCCGGCGTTGCACACCAATCGTCCAGGTCCTGCTTCGTCTTCCGCCACGGTTTGGCCTGTTTCTGAACCAAGGCACTGCGTCTCGCGTGATCATACCATATGAGCTTCCCGCGTGCACTGATACGAGTTTCTGCAAAGACATCTGTGACCTTGAATGGCTCGCCCGATTCCAGGACAGTCTGATCGATGCGTGTCTGCTCGCCAGAGAT belongs to Phycisphaerae bacterium and includes:
- a CDS encoding LamG domain-containing protein, yielding MGNDSHLFVIATLFGSLAPCVRAAWDTRSLNDLTGPWQLMVDDYCVAEKANVARTYHPFEKHPGNPVLTYDRPWEGTNVYLYGTVLPNESGRGFRMWYHALPGDDDTYRLLYATSDDGIKWHKPNLGIVEYKGSKDNNIFIRRGKRDHILSVLHTPWDKDPNRRYKMINFDGDPAKNGYVCAFSPDGLHWTDASDKPVFSKGGDVSQFLWDSHTRQYLGFVKNNVHVSGMRRRAVARTASKNILSWSDPQLVLAPDTFDDRWAKGIQRTHFYGLSAFAYESMYLGFLWVFRATDDEGYFDGPVHLELVTSRDGVRWFREEGERPPILELGKDGTWDDGMHYTPQHPLVVDGKLWLYYGGFDCTHAAPAPWHGSIGLATLRKDGFASLDAGEKTGIILTKKLAGTAGPLRLNYQCRAGGSVRVEVLEAEGKHLSGYTRDDCEPLTGDSLDQTVTWNNRNELPVADAPIRLRFVMENASLYSFTAGPKLQIIDEAAGPTLAVLYTFEDGWTDSLREDGKQQAVQHGEIRPKTDPELAAFGSAGCPLGSPWCPLNTIEIKGTKNLGTQFTLALMAKNKESKPARLISSTNDQGPVKTTELVFDCDPKGQVIPGLRLICKGIAVESKPLRFADGKYHHLAVTYDDGLITFYLDGAPAGGGRVPAGEPISMTRNLFVGEDADHGREEQLRGSVDDILVLGQLLSAHEIRTISQKGAEAVLQSRDRTSKKQPLSAE